GTACGTCCACTGGTGATACGGACACACGAGCATGCCGACCGTCGACTTCCCGGCTTCCTTCAGACGCGCGCCGCGATGGCGGCACACATTGCGATACGCGCGAATGTTCTCGTCGTCATCGCGCACGATGATCACCGACGCCCGGCCGATGTCGACGACGGAGACGTCGCCCGGTTCCGGCACATCCGCCGTCACGCCGACCACGATCCAGTGCTTGTGGAAAAAGATATCGACGTCGGTATCGAACACATCCTGCCGGCTGAAAACCTCTCCGGGCAATCCGCACCCGGGTTCGCGGCTTCGAACGAGCTCACCAAGAGGCTTCAATACGAACTCAGACATCGTCTATCTCCAACGTTCAGGGGTATCGGGAATTCGAATGTTCCCGCGTTACCCTTGAGTATTGGAGTGCCCAGAAAGGTCGTCAATGCGCTTTATTTTCGCGGACGTATTACTTTGATTTATAGGTGCGAGGTATCCGCGCGATCGGCCTTCCTGAAAGCACATATCAGGACAGCCCGACTGAATTCCTTAACGCTTCGATCAGCGTTTCGATTGTCGGCGACATCGGTTTGCCGTGCGGCACGACCAGATAGTAGGCGTCGTTCAGCGTGATGGACGCGCTCGTCAGACGTACGAGTTCGCCCGATGCGACGTGTTCGTGCAGCAGACTGCCAAAGCCCAGCGCAACGCCCTGTCCGAGCCGGGCCGCCTGGACGGCATCCGTATAGAGACACGTACGCACACCGTATTTGAGCCGGGTTGGAGGCGCGCCCACGGCGCGGAACCATTCTTCCCAGGTCAGCCAGCCTTCCGACGTCGGGTCGTACGCGATCAGCGTCATGTTCGCGAGTTCTTCCAGCGATGCAGGCGCACCGTACTCGTCTTTCCAGCCCGGCGAACACACGGGAAACACCTGCTCGCCGAACAGCAGATGCGATGTTCCATCGCTCCACCGGCCGTTGCCCCAGCGAACCGCCGCATCGACTTCGTTGTGACGCAGGTCCGCCATGAACATCGTCGTCGTGAGGCGAATACGCAGGCCAGGCTGCACACGCTTGAGCCGCGTGAGACTCGACATCAGGCGGAAATGCGAGAACGCAGCCGTCGTTGCGAGCACGAGTTCTTCGTCCTCGATTCCCGTCGACAGGCGGTCGAACACGCCCGCAATTTTCCCCATTGCTTCCGCGACGACCTTGTACAGCGCGTCGCCCTCGCCCGTCAGCGTGGTCGTGCGATGCAGCCGGTCGAGTAGCCGGACGCCGAGCGTCTCTTCGAGCAACCTGACCTGCCGGCTGACGGCGGCCTGCGTCACGCCAAGCTCGGCGGCGGCAAGTGTGAAGCTTCGCAACCGCGCGACTGCTTCGAATTCGACTAGCGCCGTGAGCGAGGGTATCAGCCGCCGATAACCTTTTGCGCCGTCCATAGCTGCTTTCATCGTGAGCACAGGGAAATAGTTCTTCTGCAAATGACGCCGAGGGGACGGCAATCGTCCCCCCGGAAACTCGCGTCTTGAAGCGAGGCGCTGGCGCTTTTATAGCGACGCCTTGATCTTTTCCGCGGCGGCCGGCGTCACCCACTTCGTCCAGATTTGCGGCTTCTCTTTCAGAAAGTGCTTCGCGGCGTCCTCGCCCGTCGCCTGATTATCGGTCATCCATGCCATGACTTGCTGAACATCGGCTGTCGTAAAAGTACGCGTATCCAGATACTTCATGACATCAGGACTTGCCCTGTCGGCGAACGGCTTCGAGACCAGCGTGAGCAGACGGCTTCCCGGCCAGCCGGTCGGTTTCGGGTCGGGACAGCTTGCCACCGTCGTGCAACGCTTCCACTCGGCCTGATCGATGGGCACACCCTCGCTCAGCCTGACCATTTTGTATTTGCCGAGCAGCGACGTCGGCGCCCAGTACACACCGAGCCAGCCCTGTTTGCGTTCATACGCTTTTACGAGCGAGCCATCCAGACCGGCGGCAGAACCCGTATCGACGAGCCGGAAGCCTTTCTGTTCTGCGCCAAACGCCTTGTACAACTGCGCTGTATTGACAGTGATGCCCCAGCCCTGAGGTCCGTTGTAGACCGCGCCTTTGCCGGGATTTTCCGGATCCGGGAAAAGCTCGGGATGCTTCAGCGCATCGGAAATCGTCTTGATCTCGGGATGCGCGTCCGCGACGTACTTCGGGATGTACCAGCCGTAGACGGCGCCTTCCTGAATGACGTGGCCCGCCAGAACGATCTTCTTCGAATCGATGCCCTGCTTGGCAACGGCAGGCAGCAAATCGATTGCGCCCTCCGGCACGATATCCGGCTTGCCTTTGTCGACCATCGACGTGATGGTCGGCACGGTATCGCCGACGACGCTATTCACCGAACAGCCGTAGCCTTCCTGAAGAATGACCTTGTCGACAGCCGCTTCGAGTTCCGCGCTCTGCCAGTTCATGCTTGCGATCGTCACGTTTCCGCAAGCGGCAGCGTTGGCTTGTGAGCTTCCGCAGAAAATCCCGATAGCGACGAGCGCCGCCCCTAGAAATGTCGATTTCATTGCAGTTTCCCAAAAAGTTTCCGGAGCTTCGCCGGCATGCGTTGGTCGATGCGTGAGTCAGTTTCCATTTATATCGGATCACTAACTAACGCGTTGCGATAATTAACTGCCAGTTCTCGAATCACCTGCCTGACAACAACCACCGGCCGTTCCCCGGAAGCGACCTTTCAACCCCGGTTGCCGCATCACTGCGGCAACCTTCGTGCTTATCTTTCGAGCGGCGTTAGCGATACACCGGGAAGCGCTTCGGTGCGGATGCGTGCTTCGGCCGGTACACGAATCGCGTCACACCGCTCGTCCGAGGTAATCAGCGCACACGCCAGCTGACGTAGGCTCACGCTGCCGAGCGGCTGCTTTTCCGCGCCGACGACAGTGAGTTGCTCGATTGCAGGGTTGTGCGTCAGCATCGAAATCGCTTCCTCGATCGTCGTGCCGGCCACAACATGATTTCCTGCCGATGCCACGCCTGCGCGCAACGGCGTCATCACCGACTCGACACAGACGACCCGCCCACGATTCACCTGCTTCACGAAGTTCGTGACGTACTCGTCGGCGGGCCGCAGTACGATGTCCTGCTTCGTGCCTTGCTGCACGATGCAGCCGTCGCGCAGGATCGCGATCTGATCGCCAAGGCGGAGCGCTTCGTCGAGGTCGTGCGTGATGAAGACGATCGTCTTCCTGATTTCCTTCTGAAGATCCAGCAGCACGGTCTGCATGTCCATGCGGATCAGCGGATCGAGCGCGGAATACGCTTCGTCCATCAGCAGAACGGGCGCATCCATCGCAAGTGCCCGCGCGAGACCGACGCGCTGCTGCATGCCGCCCGACAGCTGATTCGGAAAGCGCTGCTCGAAGCCCTTGAGGCCGACGCGTTCGATCCAGCGCATCGCTGTCTCAACGGCGGCATGGCGCTTCACGCCGCAGATTTCGAGGCCGTAAATCACGTTGTCGAGCACATTGCGATGCGGGAGCAGCGCGAACTTCTGGAATACCATCGCGGTCTGGCGTCGGCGGAATTCGCGCAATCCGCGAAAGCCCATCTTGCAGACATCGACGCCGCCAATCAGCACTTCCCCGGCAGTCGGATCGATCAGGCGATTGATGTGCCGGATGAGCGTCGACTTGCCCGACCCCGAGAGGCCCATGATCACCTGAATGGAGCCGGCCGGAATATCCAGGTTGATGTCTCGCAGTCCAAGGACATGACCGGTCTCTTTCAGCAACTCGGCTTTCGACAAACCGTTCTTGACGGCTTCGACATAGGATGCGGCCTTGGGTCCGAAGATCTTGTACAGATGCTGGATGCGGATGCCGCCGGATTGAATGTCAGCCATGGACCACCTCCTGATGCTTTTGGAGCCGCTTGCCATATGCCTGACTCACGCGGTCGAAGATCACCGCGATACCCACGATAGCAAGTCCGTTGAAGATACCGAGTGTGAAGTACTGGTTCGCGATGGCTTTCAGAACCGGCTGCCCCAGTCCCTGAACGCCGATCATCGCTGCGACGACGACCATCGCCAGCGCCATCATGATGGTCTGATTGACACCCGCCATGATGGTCGGCAGCGCCAGCGGCAACTGAACCTTCAGCAACCGTTGCCAGCCCGACGAACCGAATGCGTCGGCGGCTTCGAGAATGTCGCGGTCGACCAGCCGGATGCCGAGACTGGTGAGCCGGATCATCGGCGGAATCGCGTAGATGACGACGGCAATCAGGCCAGGCACACGTCCGATACCGAGCAGCATCACGACGGGAATCAGATAAACGAAGCTCGGCATGGTTTGCATCACGTCGAGGATCGGGTCCACCAGTTTGCGTATGCGGTCCGACTTCGCCATCAGAATGCCGATCGGCAAGCCGATGACAATCGACAGGAACGTGCACACGAAAATCATCGACACAGTGCGCATCGTGTCCTGCCACATGTCGAGGTAGCCGATCAGCGTGAGCGTGACGAAGCAGCCGAGCACCACCTTCCAGTTTCTGCTGGCACCCCAGGCGATGACCAGCACGAGCAGCATGATTACGGGCCACGGCGTTTGCGTCATGAACCTCTCTGCCGCCATCAGGAACTCCTGCAGCGGATGGAAGAAGCTGTCGATGGGGTCACCGTATGCCGCCGTGAATGCACGGAAGCCGTCATCGATCGAACGCTTCATATGCAGAAGCGCCTCGTCCTGCATATGCGGGAATTTGTTTATCCAGTCCATGTGTTCCTCCATCATTCAATCGCCAGTCGGCGCCACCTGTCTCGCGACGCGAATCGTGATTACTCCGCTCCGGCCGACCATTCCTTCATGCTGAGATTCGCCGTTGCGCCTATCGTCAGGAAAGGTTGCGGCGGCAGCCGCTTCGGTGCTGCAAAACCCCGGAAGACCTGAACGAGCCACGAATCCTGACCGAACGCGGCCTCGGCGGCAGCGATTCCCGACGCGGTCGCTTTCGTCGCACCCACTCCATTGCAAGCGATTGCGGCAAAGACACCGGGCTCGATCTCGCCGAAAGCCGGGACGCCGTTCCAGGTCAGTGCCATCGCACCCGCCCATCGGTATTCCATCGGCATGCCTTTCAGCATGGGGAAACGCGTCTCGAACTTGCGGTCGTGCACGCGGCCGGCGCGTGCAATTGCGCTTTTGCTCACCTGCATGCGAGGGTTGTAGGTGTATCGCGAGCGAATCAGAATACGGTCGCCCTTGTCGCCTTCGACGCGACGCACAGTCGTTCCCATCGGGAATGCAGGCGTGGCCGCCCATGAACGCTGACCACCGAGCCGTTTCGGATCGAACGCTTCCGTCATCGACGCGTAGGTATAGACGTGCAGAAGCTGTCCAAGGAAGAGTCCGAAGCTCTGCGCCTGTCCGTTGTTCGCGAGGATGATTTTCCCGGCATTGACAGACCCTTTGGGCGTCTTGATCAGCCACGACGCGCCCTGTCGTTCGAACGACAGAGCAGGTGTGTTCTCGTAAAGCTTCACAGGGTCATCGAACGAGTCGGCCAGTCCCCTGATGTAAGCGGCGGGCTGAATGATGACGGTCCCTGGCGTGAAAATCGCCGACGTGAACGACTTCGTTCCCGTCACAGCGGCAATCTCGTTCGCATCGAGAAGCCTGTACGGTTCGTTCACCTTGTCCAGTTGCTTCGCGTAAGACGAGACGTGCTCGTCGCCTTGCAGCCCCAACGCGACGTTGTATTTGCCGCAAGGATCGAAAACGTCTTTGCCCCAGCCCTTTTCGTTGGCCAGATCCTGCGCGAGAGCAATTGCGATGCGATGGACCTTGATATCGTGGCGTCGCTCGTTGGTATCGGACCCGCCGTAGTCTTCGGACGAAACTTCGTGAGGCAGGTCGATGATGAAACCGGAATTGCGCCCTGTCGCGCCCTCCGCGATTTCTCCCGCTTCCAGAATGACGACTTTGAGACGCGGGTCGAGTTGCGAGAGACGCCTTGCCGCCGACAGCCCCGCAAAGCCTCCGCCAATCACCACGATGTCGGCATTCACTGCGCGATTGAGCGGCGGGCGCGGCATCCTGGGCGGCAGCATGGACACCCACCCTGACTGGCCGAGATGCTGCGGAAGTTTGCTCGCTACGAACATGATAGTTAGCCCAGGTCCTTAAACGGCAAGCTTTTCGCGCTCGACCAGTTCGCCGAGCGCGCTGCGCAGGGCGTCGGCCTTCCTTGCGGAAAGCCGTGCGAGCGGACGACGCGGATTTCCCGCTCCATAACCCGTCATTTCCGCGGCGGCATAGACGGACTGCACGTAGTCGCCTTCCCAGATCAGCGACATGGCAGGCTCCAGGAGTCGCCAGAGTTCTCTCGCATCGTCCCAGCGATGTTCCTGGGCTGCCGTGACGAACTGCGTGCACGTCTTCGGGGCAAAGTTCGCGCCGCCCCAGATGAGCCCGCGCACGCCCGCATACATTGCGTACGGCATGAGCGGGTCCGCGCCGTTCATCACCGGAAGCCCTGTGCGAACGAGCGCTGCCTGTTTGCTCAAATCTCCGCTGCTGTCCTTCACCGCGAGGAATTCGGGAATCTCGCAGAGACGGCGCAGGAGCAACGGCGTGATTTCCACGCCAACGGCCTGCGGCACGTTGTAGCCGATGACAGGCAGGCCGGCACGCGCGACGGCGGCATAGAAATCGAATACACCGTCGTCGTCCGTCGGTCCTTCGAAGAACGGCGGCAGCACCATCACCGCGCCAGCACCGCAATCGGCTGCATGACGCGTGCGCTCCACCACGTCATCGACGAGCAGCGCGGAGGTCTGCGCGATGATGCGTGCCCGCCCGTCGATCACCTTCGCGCCGAACGCGACCAGCGCTTTCGATTCTTCCTGCGACAGATACACGTGCATGCCCGTGCCCGAGCTGAGCACGAAACCGCGTATGCCCGCCGCGAGATATCGTTCGATGAGCTGTTCGAGTCGCGCGTGATCCGGTTTTCCATCGTTATTAAAAGGAGTACTAATCGCCAGATTGATGCCAGTAAAGGAGAAATCTTTCATGTCGTTACTCGTCGTCCGCTTCGTTGTCGTTCAGGTCGAGCCAGATAGTCTTCAACTGCGTGTACTGGTCATGCGCATGGAGCGAGTTGTCACGTCCGCCGAAACCCGACTGCTTGAATCCGCCGAATGGGGTCGTGATATCGCCTTCACCGAATGAGTTCACTGTCACGGTGCCCGCTCGCAGTGCACGCGCCGCACGCAATGCGCGCTTTCCATTGCCCGCGAACACGGACGCTGCAAGACCGTAGTCAGTGTCGTTCGCGATGTCGATGGCTTCCTGCAAGCTGCTTACCGTGATGACCGACAGAATCGGCCCGAAGATTTCTTCGCGAGCGTGCTTTGCGTCATTGCTTTCGACGTCGATGATGGTCGGATGCACGTAGCGCCCTTCGCTCGTCTGTCCGCCGCAGAGGACGTTGATATCGCCCGACAGATACGACTGCACTTTCTCGTAGTGCTGCGGCGAAACGAGCGGTCCGATCCGGTTGGCCGGGTCCAAAGGATCGCCGACGCGCCATTCCCCGGCGAGCTTCATGATCCGGTCCAGCAGTGGTCCCTTGATGTCGCGATGGACGATGAGCCGCGAAATCGCCGAACAGTTCTCGCCCATGTTCCAGAGCGCACCATTGACGATGTGGCCTGCCACTGCGTCGAGGTCGGTCGCGTCGGACATCACGATGCAGGGGTTTTTCCCGCCCATCTCGAGCACGATCTCTTTGAGGTTGCTTTCGGCGGAATAGGAAAGGAAGCGGCGACCCGTATCGGTGGAACCCGTAAACGACACCATATCGATGTCGCGATGACGCCCGATCGGCTCGCCCACTGCGGGACCTGTGCCCGTCACGACATTGAACACACCGGCGGGAATGCCCGCTTCGAGCGCGAGTTCGGCGACCCGCATCGTCGTAAGCGATGTTTCTTCGGCTGGCTTCACGACGAGCGAACACCCTGCCGCCAGTGACGGACCGA
This Paraburkholderia sabiae DNA region includes the following protein-coding sequences:
- a CDS encoding LysR substrate-binding domain-containing protein; protein product: MDGAKGYRRLIPSLTALVEFEAVARLRSFTLAAAELGVTQAAVSRQVRLLEETLGVRLLDRLHRTTTLTGEGDALYKVVAEAMGKIAGVFDRLSTGIEDEELVLATTAAFSHFRLMSSLTRLKRVQPGLRIRLTTTMFMADLRHNEVDAAVRWGNGRWSDGTSHLLFGEQVFPVCSPGWKDEYGAPASLEELANMTLIAYDPTSEGWLTWEEWFRAVGAPPTRLKYGVRTCLYTDAVQAARLGQGVALGFGSLLHEHVASGELVRLTSASITLNDAYYLVVPHGKPMSPTIETLIEALRNSVGLS
- a CDS encoding glycine betaine ABC transporter substrate-binding protein → MKSTFLGAALVAIGIFCGSSQANAAACGNVTIASMNWQSAELEAAVDKVILQEGYGCSVNSVVGDTVPTITSMVDKGKPDIVPEGAIDLLPAVAKQGIDSKKIVLAGHVIQEGAVYGWYIPKYVADAHPEIKTISDALKHPELFPDPENPGKGAVYNGPQGWGITVNTAQLYKAFGAEQKGFRLVDTGSAAGLDGSLVKAYERKQGWLGVYWAPTSLLGKYKMVRLSEGVPIDQAEWKRCTTVASCPDPKPTGWPGSRLLTLVSKPFADRASPDVMKYLDTRTFTTADVQQVMAWMTDNQATGEDAAKHFLKEKPQIWTKWVTPAAAEKIKASL
- a CDS encoding quaternary amine ABC transporter ATP-binding protein, with the protein product MADIQSGGIRIQHLYKIFGPKAASYVEAVKNGLSKAELLKETGHVLGLRDINLDIPAGSIQVIMGLSGSGKSTLIRHINRLIDPTAGEVLIGGVDVCKMGFRGLREFRRRQTAMVFQKFALLPHRNVLDNVIYGLEICGVKRHAAVETAMRWIERVGLKGFEQRFPNQLSGGMQQRVGLARALAMDAPVLLMDEAYSALDPLIRMDMQTVLLDLQKEIRKTIVFITHDLDEALRLGDQIAILRDGCIVQQGTKQDIVLRPADEYVTNFVKQVNRGRVVCVESVMTPLRAGVASAGNHVVAGTTIEEAISMLTHNPAIEQLTVVGAEKQPLGSVSLRQLACALITSDERCDAIRVPAEARIRTEALPGVSLTPLER
- a CDS encoding ABC transporter permease, whose product is MDWINKFPHMQDEALLHMKRSIDDGFRAFTAAYGDPIDSFFHPLQEFLMAAERFMTQTPWPVIMLLVLVIAWGASRNWKVVLGCFVTLTLIGYLDMWQDTMRTVSMIFVCTFLSIVIGLPIGILMAKSDRIRKLVDPILDVMQTMPSFVYLIPVVMLLGIGRVPGLIAVVIYAIPPMIRLTSLGIRLVDRDILEAADAFGSSGWQRLLKVQLPLALPTIMAGVNQTIMMALAMVVVAAMIGVQGLGQPVLKAIANQYFTLGIFNGLAIVGIAVIFDRVSQAYGKRLQKHQEVVHG
- a CDS encoding NAD(P)/FAD-dependent oxidoreductase — its product is MLPPRMPRPPLNRAVNADIVVIGGGFAGLSAARRLSQLDPRLKVVILEAGEIAEGATGRNSGFIIDLPHEVSSEDYGGSDTNERRHDIKVHRIAIALAQDLANEKGWGKDVFDPCGKYNVALGLQGDEHVSSYAKQLDKVNEPYRLLDANEIAAVTGTKSFTSAIFTPGTVIIQPAAYIRGLADSFDDPVKLYENTPALSFERQGASWLIKTPKGSVNAGKIILANNGQAQSFGLFLGQLLHVYTYASMTEAFDPKRLGGQRSWAATPAFPMGTTVRRVEGDKGDRILIRSRYTYNPRMQVSKSAIARAGRVHDRKFETRFPMLKGMPMEYRWAGAMALTWNGVPAFGEIEPGVFAAIACNGVGATKATASGIAAAEAAFGQDSWLVQVFRGFAAPKRLPPQPFLTIGATANLSMKEWSAGAE
- a CDS encoding dihydrodipicolinate synthase family protein — encoded protein: MKDFSFTGINLAISTPFNNDGKPDHARLEQLIERYLAAGIRGFVLSSGTGMHVYLSQEESKALVAFGAKVIDGRARIIAQTSALLVDDVVERTRHAADCGAGAVMVLPPFFEGPTDDDGVFDFYAAVARAGLPVIGYNVPQAVGVEITPLLLRRLCEIPEFLAVKDSSGDLSKQAALVRTGLPVMNGADPLMPYAMYAGVRGLIWGGANFAPKTCTQFVTAAQEHRWDDARELWRLLEPAMSLIWEGDYVQSVYAAAEMTGYGAGNPRRPLARLSARKADALRSALGELVEREKLAV
- a CDS encoding aldehyde dehydrogenase, whose translation is MTDLLSGSEYHNIARELKLPSRVIIDGKACAAASGETFATFNPATGEQLADVPACARADVDAAVVSARTAFEDGRWSKLHPAARKQAMLRLADLIEENALELSVMESLDAGKTIFDCQTVDVPETINVLRWHAEAIDKIYDQVSPASDSHISMIVREPVGVVGLVLPWNFPLLMLAWKIGPSLAAGCSLVVKPAEETSLTTMRVAELALEAGIPAGVFNVVTGTGPAVGEPIGRHRDIDMVSFTGSTDTGRRFLSYSAESNLKEIVLEMGGKNPCIVMSDATDLDAVAGHIVNGALWNMGENCSAISRLIVHRDIKGPLLDRIMKLAGEWRVGDPLDPANRIGPLVSPQHYEKVQSYLSGDINVLCGGQTSEGRYVHPTIIDVESNDAKHAREEIFGPILSVITVSSLQEAIDIANDTDYGLAASVFAGNGKRALRAARALRAGTVTVNSFGEGDITTPFGGFKQSGFGGRDNSLHAHDQYTQLKTIWLDLNDNEADDE